In one window of Lewinellaceae bacterium DNA:
- a CDS encoding ribonuclease HII: MLKTGYHITQVEAGCDEAGRGCLAGPVFAAAVILPKRYKNAELNDSKKLNHTTRNALRTIIERDALATAVIAVHPEEIDRINILRASIRAMHRAIDALSIRPDHLLIDGNFFEPYPGIPHTTVIRGDGIYAAIAAASILAKTYRDDYMEEMHARYPEYGWDHNKGYPTEAHRKAIFDLGPTPIHRQSFRLLPDPEQLSLFED; encoded by the coding sequence ATGCTCAAAACCGGTTACCACATTACCCAGGTCGAGGCAGGGTGTGATGAAGCAGGCAGAGGATGTCTGGCCGGTCCGGTATTTGCAGCTGCCGTAATCCTGCCAAAGCGGTATAAGAATGCTGAACTGAACGACAGTAAAAAACTGAATCATACCACCCGTAATGCACTTCGCACCATCATCGAGAGGGACGCTCTGGCAACCGCAGTCATCGCGGTGCACCCGGAAGAGATTGACCGTATCAACATTTTGCGGGCTTCAATTCGGGCTATGCACCGGGCCATCGATGCACTGTCCATCCGACCGGATCACCTGTTGATCGACGGGAATTTTTTTGAACCCTATCCGGGAATCCCGCACACGACGGTAATCCGGGGTGATGGCATTTATGCCGCCATCGCCGCCGCATCAATATTGGCTAAGACTTACCGGGATGATTATATGGAAGAAATGCATGCCCGGTATCCGGAATACGGCTGGGACCACAACAAGGGCTATCCCACTGAAGCGCACCGGAAAGCGATTTTTGACCTGGGGCCTACACCCATTCACCGGCAATC